The Naumovozyma castellii chromosome 2, complete genome sequence CATTCAAGATGTTTCAAAGTGGAAAGTTTAGCGATGTAAATGGCTTCATCCTCCGGTAATTGAGAAGAAGTGAATGCAGAGAGTAATATTCTATGTGTATCTGAGGTGGTATCCAAATCATGGAAGAATTGGCACGTTAGAGAGGGCCATTTTTTGGAGTTTGTATTTAAGTAATCGTAAAGCAATCttgtatttttcttccaattaCTGTATCTTTGTTGCAAGTCTTCTGGAATTGATGACTGTGGGACAtgctcttcttcaattgctGACATATTGTTACAGGTATGAGTGCGGACTGGGGCCTTCTCtataaattttctttacttGGTTGGTCGTACTTACTTGACATACCTATCTACCCAACACGAAAATatgatttcttcattaactTTCAGCAAGACGCgtcaaaattcaatatatccaaataataagaGAGAGGAAAGCAGTAACAGTGCAAAAGTAAATCTATATTGATCGCATTTATAATGTTTTAAATTAATACTTACGTTACgtaaaattatttaattaagtCGTAAAAAGAGATGGATTGTGTGAGAAAGCACAAAATGTTTAAACTTACATCCAGGTCTTGAATTGGTTAATCAAACCATTGGTGGAAGCATCGTGAGAAGCAATGGCACCAGATTGGTCTAATTCCTTACCAATAACCTTAGCTAGGACCTTACCTAATTCGACACCCCATTGGTCGAAAGAGTTAATGTTCCAGATGGCACCTTCAGTGAAAGTGACGTGTTCGTAGTAAGCAATCAAGGCACCCAAAGTGGCTGGAGTGATCTTTTGAGCCAAGATGGAAGTGGTTGGTCTGTTACCAGAGAAGACCTTGTGTGGGACTAAACCACCGGTGGCACCTTCGGCCTTGACTTGATCTTCGTTCTTACCGACCATTAAGGCTTCAGCTTGAGCAAAGAAGTTGGAAGCCAACATCTTTTGATGTAGTTTGTTTTCAATTGGGTTGTGAGATTGAGCAGCCAAGATGAAATCGGATGGGATCAACTTGGTACCTTGGTGAACCAATTGGAAGAAGGAATGTTGAGCGTTAGTGGCTGGTTCACCGAATAAGATGGAACCAGTGGAGTAGTTAGCAAAGACATTACCTCTGGTGACAGACTTACCGTTAGATTCCATGGATAATTGTTGCAAGTAAGCTGGGAATCTGTGTAGGTATTGGTCGAATGGAGCAACCAAATGGGTTTGAGCACCGTAGAAGTTGTTGTACCAGACGGACAATAAACCACCTAATAATGGAATGTTGTCTTCCAATGGGGTTTGAGTGAAATGGTTGTCGACGGCTTCAGCACCCTTCAAGAAGGCTTCAAAGTTGTCGAAACCAACGTATAGAGCAACGGACAAACCGATAGCAGACCAGACGGAGTAACGACCACCGACCCAGTTTTCGAAACCGAACATGTTCTTGGTGTCAATACCGAACTTGGCAACTTCAGTTTCGTTGGTGGACAAAGCAGCGAAATGCTTAGCAACGTGAGCTGGTTCGTTACCAGAGTTTTGCAAGAACCAAGTCTTAGCAGAGTTAGCGTTAGTGATGGTTTCAGCGGTGGTGAAAGTCTTAGAAGCAATCAAGAACAAAGTAGTTTCTGGGTTGACAACCTTCAAGACTTCAGCAATGTGAGTACCGTCAATGTTGGAGACGAAGTGGACCTTCAAGTCACCAGCGTAGTGCTTCAAAGCTTCAGTGACCATAACTGGACCCAAATCGGAACCACCAATACCAATGTTAACGATATCGGTCATCTTCTTACCAGTGTAACCCTTCCATTCACCGGAACGGACTTGGTTAGAGAATTCCTTCATGTGTTGTAGGACAGCATCGACTTCTGGAGCGACATCCTTACCGTCAACCTTCATTGGCTTGTTAGCTCTGTTTCTCAAGGCAACGTGGTAGACAGCACGGTCTTCAGTGGAGTTAATGTGTTCACCGGCGAACATGGCGTCTCTTAGACCAGTGACGTTAGCTTCCTTAGCTAATTCGATCAAAGTGGACAAGACTTCGTCGTTAACCAAATTCTTGGAGAAATCGAACATGATCTTGGAACCATCGTAGTTGGTGAAAGTCTTAGAGTACTTGTCGAAACGCTTAGAATCCTTTTGGAATTCGTCCTTGACGTTCAAAGTCTTACCTTGAGCATCGTAGattttttgtaatttagACCAAGCTGGCAATTCAGTAGCCAATTTAAAGTTAGAGTAAGAAGACATGATTATCTGgttcttgttgttcaaAGAGATGGGAGCTAAGAGTAACAAGAATAAAATAGAAtagaattgaattgaattgaacAAGGAAAAGGTCCGACCAAATAGTAGCTGTGCGTAGTGCGAGAGGGAAGGTTTGCATTCCTTGCTGAGTATATATAGCGAACTGGCTTCCATTAATTGAGGAAGCTGTCATGGGAAAACCACGCACGCATAAACCCGACGCAACGGTGTTTTGTGGGCAGAGCGAGCGTGTCTGGAGATTTTGCCAGAGGGAAGTTGCGGGTTTTCCAGCGTCCTGTTTTCTCGCTCGGCTGGCAATGGACCGTTTCGTCTGGGATTCCACTAATTCAGTTTCCATTCATTCACTCTCACTCAGCGCAAACGCTTGACAATGTCCACCATCGTCTCCACGTACCGCTCCTCCTCGTGGTTGATGACAGCGTCTCTGTTCCCACACATAGCGGTGAACTGCCCTGAGTACTCCCGCCCAAGACTTGATGGGCTCCCTCCATCCTCGTTGTTAGTAGTATCTGCCTGGGGTTTACCCTCAGGGTGGTGCTCCCCGGAACATTTGTGTGTGGAACCTGCACCTGCGTCCATTCGCACCTCGTATTCCTTGGCTAACCGCTCATTTCTCGATCGCATCGCCACTAGCAGGTCCACATTAGACCGACGTACTTGTGTCAATCGGGACTCAAAGTCCAGCGGGAACCCATCCGTCTTGTCTTCAAGCGCCATCTTCTTAACGTCGTCTAATGTATCTATATCCGACCATACCCTGTCGACATTCGTATCACTCTCCGTCttgctattattattggtattattattatccgGGGACCCATGGAAATGATGTATCCCCTTCATAGGCTCAATGCTATCCACCGATTTGGAATGTCTCCCCGTTTTCTTCGGTGTCCTTAAATTCAACGCCGAGTTTGTAGCCATATGAGTGGGTTCCATCCCAATCTTAGACCCTCTCTTCAGTCGCGTATCTTTACCCCTACTACTATATGGTCGCGATTCAGTCTTCTTGGAATTAGAGCTAGAACTAGGTGGCTTGGTCTTGCGTGGCGGCTCAACCTTACTTTGTTGGCTCATATCCTTCATTAAAAAGGCTTCCTGTGCGGGGGTCGTAATATCTATTCCTTCATAATCCATTGCAAGCTGTTAGTTATGAGAGTGGTCTTACTAATAAAAATTCCATAATAAATACAATCTGTTCTTTTACATAGGCAGTCAAGCTCATCAAGGTGAACTTGAGATTATattgttcattttcatattGAAAGTAAATGACCAAGTTAATTTAATCTGTTACGAAAAATGTTCCATtgttttcaagaaaataagcGCAGGTGGTTTAGTGGTAAAATCCAACGTTGCCATCGTTGGGCCCCGGGTTCGATTCCCGGCTTGCgcattcatttttttttttttaaaccCTCACATTACCAAGGtataattcaaatcatGTCACAGAATGAGAGCAATAAGTTtgtaaaattaaaattacaaTCACTTGCTGTTGTTTTTCCTTTAAGGTAAACCTACttaaatattctatttatatatgtataGATGTTAATGTTCTCCATTCATTCCCTGAATGCACCCCCAGCTAACACAATATTATTCCTCGTAAATTTTACATTGAATATTGGCGTCTTCTTAGTATAAAATGAAGCAACCAAATCATTGGATGGAATGATGGTACGTCTACGACCAAAATCCTTTATATCCTGGTTAATGGAAGCAGTCAAATTCCCTATATAGCCAACAAATTGTTCCTCCGGTTCAGGACCAGGTTCCGCAGtcgatttcttcaaatcccAAACACGAACAGAATGATCTGCACCACCACTAACTAAAACATTACCCTCTTTACAATACGACAAGGAATGGATAGCATTCTTCCCATGTCCACGCATCACTTTTAATCTCTTCGCTGTACCAATGTCCCAAAGATTAATTATACCATCTTCACTCCCAGTGGCTAACCATCTCCCATCAGGTGATACTGCTGTACAAAGAACAGGAGCTGTATGACCAAGGAATAAACGAACAGAATCACCGGTGGATATGTCCCACATTCTACAGGTCTTATCACTAGATCCAGTGAATACATAACAACCATTAGGATGGAAGGACACACAGTCTACATCACTCAAATGACCAGCAAATATTCTCAGAGGATAAATATGATCACACGACCATAGTCTAGCAGTCTGATCGTGTGATGCTGTGGCAAAATAATGTCCCAGGGGAGAAAATTGAACATCCCAAACAGGATGATTGTGACCTTTATAACTCACTAATGATGTGTAAGTGTCGGTCGACCATAATCTGACTGTCTTATCCTCAGATCCAGAAAGTAAGTATCTATTATCTGGACTGAAACTGGTGGAATATACAGCACCACTATGACCTATCAGTGTCGTGCTAGTATTATCGTTCATGTCTCCAGTGTTGATGGAATCAGCACTTTTCTCTTGTATCTGTTTTAAAGAAGATCCATCAAGGGACCATAGTTTAATATAACTATCTTGGAAACCTGCAGCTACTAACCTAGAGTCCTCACTAAATTGTAAAGAGGTCATACCTCCATTAGTATTGTGGAACGTATACATACACACACTAGGAAGAGCAGCTTGGAGATTATCCAGTTTGATTGAATCACGAGACTCTTTGACTTTTTGTATTTCCAGTTTCAAATCCAATGCTGTCTTAGGTGGTAGGGGTAATATGTCTTTAGATGGTGCTTCCAAATTCTCACCTGCTATTACTGGTTTGCTAGAGGTTGTTGATTTTTCCTCCGTCTTCACGGTAACTGTGGTGTTTGCGGGCGGCTCCAATGTCGATGTAGGTGCAGGTGTTGTTGCATCTTGTTCAGTTTGTGCCTTATCTGtagtattttctttatcttgCTCGttgttttctttattcGAATCATCCGTTGGTACTGGTGTTTCATATGGTTCA is a genomic window containing:
- the NCAS0B02190 gene encoding uncharacterized protein (ancestral locus Anc_8.546), with protein sequence MDYEGIDITTPAQEAFLMKDMSQQSKVEPPRKTKPPSSSSNSKKTESRPYSSRGKDTRLKRGSKIGMEPTHMATNSALNLRTPKKTGRHSKSVDSIEPMKGIHHFHGSPDNNNTNNNSKTESDTNVDRVWSDIDTLDDVKKMALEDKTDGFPLDFESRLTQVRRSNVDLLVAMRSRNERLAKEYEVRMDAGAGSTHKCSGEHHPEGKPQADTTNNEDGGSPSSLGREYSGQFTAMCGNRDAVINHEEERYVETMVDIVKRLR
- the TAF5 gene encoding chromatin modification protein (ancestral locus Anc_8.544), giving the protein MSQNHKAGSNSNNNQQPPTKAPRAGNNNAQRSNQQPQQPQQPQQRTNGPFSASDLNRIVLEYLNKKGYHRTEAMLRAESGRTLTPQDKQSPANTQTGKLPEPSTMAITADKGAKPVSNPHLPLKRNNEGGVVSNEELNSVTSPESYIRAYSMLKSWVDSSLEIYRPELHYILYPIFIYLFLNLVIKDPVVARRFFDKFSSDFRILHGTEINRLFSVNSVDHIKENEVASAFQSNRYRITISRTTLNLLLYFLNENESVGGSLIIGIINQHLDPNVMDVVLEKEKLADGIKLLSDGNAGKINSELNSAEVKLGPFPKDEEFVKEIETELKIKDDQERQQQQQNGTTTDASKRTLMQEYKAMNNEPYETPVPTDDSNKENNEQDKENTTDKAQTEQDATTPAPTSTLEPPANTTVTVKTEEKSTTSSKPVIAGENLEAPSKDILPLPPKTALDLKLEIQKVKESRDSIKLDNLQAALPSVCMYTFHNTNGGMTSLQFSEDSRLVAAGFQDSYIKLWSLDGSSLKQIQEKSADSINTGDMNDNTSTTLIGHSGAVYSTSFSPDNRYLLSGSEDKTVRLWSTDTYTSLVSYKGHNHPVWDVQFSPLGHYFATASHDQTARLWSCDHIYPLRIFAGHLSDVDCVSFHPNGCYVFTGSSDKTCRMWDISTGDSVRLFLGHTAPVLCTAVSPDGRWLATGSEDGIINLWDIGTAKRLKVMRGHGKNAIHSLSYCKEGNVLVSGGADHSVRVWDLKKSTAEPGPEPEEQFVGYIGNLTASINQDIKDFGRRRTIIPSNDLVASFYTKKTPIFNVKFTRNNIVLAGGAFRE
- the PGI1 gene encoding glucose-6-phosphate isomerase (ancestral locus Anc_8.547), whose translation is MEASSLYILSKECKPSLSHYAQLLFGRTFSLFNSIQFYSILFLLLLAPISLNNKNQIIMSSYSNFKLATELPAWSKLQKIYDAQGKTLNVKDEFQKDSKRFDKYSKTFTNYDGSKIMFDFSKNLVNDEVLSTLIELAKEANVTGLRDAMFAGEHINSTEDRAVYHVALRNRANKPMKVDGKDVAPEVDAVLQHMKEFSNQVRSGEWKGYTGKKMTDIVNIGIGGSDLGPVMVTEALKHYAGDLKVHFVSNIDGTHIAEVLKVVNPETTLFLIASKTFTTAETITNANSAKTWFLQNSGNEPAHVAKHFAALSTNETEVAKFGIDTKNMFGFENWVGGRYSVWSAIGLSVALYVGFDNFEAFLKGAEAVDNHFTQTPLEDNIPLLGGLLSVWYNNFYGAQTHLVAPFDQYLHRFPAYLQQLSMESNGKSVTRGNVFANYSTGSILFGEPATNAQHSFFQLVHQGTKLIPSDFILAAQSHNPIENKLHQKMLASNFFAQAEALMVGKNEDQVKAEGATGGLVPHKVFSGNRPTTSILAQKITPATLGALIAYYEHVTFTEGAIWNINSFDQWGVELGKVLAKVIGKELDQSGAIASHDASTNGLINQFKTWM